A window of the Cystobacter fuscus genome harbors these coding sequences:
- the lspA gene encoding signal peptidase II has protein sequence MVKRFRVLILVGLATLAADQVTKYLAVAHLTEALDGRTGLAARLEGFVSERNLDNDPPVEGAFRRSTRPYRFIEDYWHFRYVENPGAAWGMFANLPEGVRRPFFHGVSLVALGFILYMYLKLTPDQVRSRWALALVTGGALGNFVDRLLRGYVIDFIDWHWRNQPGMRWPTFNVADAAICVGVGLLLLDSFLTRQPVESVTPGGQVV, from the coding sequence ATGGTGAAACGCTTTCGTGTCCTCATCCTCGTGGGCCTCGCCACCCTCGCCGCCGACCAGGTGACCAAGTACCTGGCCGTGGCCCATCTGACGGAGGCGCTCGACGGGCGCACGGGCCTGGCGGCCCGGCTGGAAGGCTTCGTGTCCGAGCGCAACCTGGACAACGACCCGCCCGTGGAGGGGGCGTTCCGCCGCTCGACCCGGCCCTACCGCTTCATCGAGGACTACTGGCACTTCCGCTACGTGGAGAACCCCGGGGCGGCGTGGGGGATGTTCGCCAACCTGCCCGAGGGGGTGCGCCGGCCCTTCTTCCATGGGGTGAGCCTCGTCGCGCTCGGCTTCATCCTCTACATGTACCTGAAGCTGACGCCGGATCAGGTCCGGTCGCGCTGGGCGCTGGCGCTCGTCACCGGCGGCGCGCTGGGCAACTTCGTGGATCGGCTCCTGCGCGGCTACGTCATCGACTTCATCGACTGGCACTGGCGCAACCAGCCGGGGATGCGCTGGCCCACCTTCAACGTGGCCGACGCGGCCATCTGCGTGGGGGTGGGACTGCTGCTGCTCGACTCCTTCCTGACGCGCCAGCCCGTGGAATCCGTGACGCCGGGGGGCCAGGTGGTGTAA
- the lspA gene encoding signal peptidase II — translation MPRKYLLLLSVALGVIFLDQWTKYLVVRELTTRFDDRPTLGERLSAMYGDPPPPGYDGLHFRSKRHIEIAPSFFRLRYAENPGAAWGMFRGLPPHIRGPLFHVVSLGAVVFITWYFSKLSGKDPKERWALWGLPLVLGGALGNYIDRLARAFVIDFLEAHWYDKAAWPSFNVADSAIVVGVGLLLVDAFVRKETPTEGKSAELGS, via the coding sequence GTGCCCCGTAAATACCTTCTCCTGCTGTCGGTGGCGCTCGGCGTCATCTTCCTCGATCAGTGGACGAAGTACCTCGTCGTGCGCGAGCTCACCACGCGCTTCGATGATCGGCCCACGCTGGGCGAGCGGCTGTCGGCGATGTATGGCGATCCGCCCCCGCCGGGCTATGACGGACTGCACTTCCGGTCCAAGCGGCACATCGAGATCGCCCCCTCGTTCTTCCGCCTGCGCTACGCGGAGAATCCTGGTGCCGCCTGGGGGATGTTCCGCGGCCTGCCGCCCCACATCCGGGGACCGCTCTTCCACGTGGTGAGCCTGGGCGCCGTGGTGTTCATCACCTGGTACTTCAGCAAGCTCAGTGGGAAGGATCCGAAGGAGCGCTGGGCGTTGTGGGGCCTGCCGCTGGTGCTCGGCGGCGCGCTGGGCAACTACATCGACCGGCTCGCCCGGGCCTTCGTCATCGATTTCCTCGAGGCCCATTGGTACGACAAGGCCGCGTGGCCCTCGTTCAACGTGGCCGACTCGGCCATCGTGGTGGGCGTGGGGCTGCTGCTGGTGGATGCCTTCGTGCGCAAGGAGACGCCCACGGAGGGCAAGTCCGCGGAACTCGGCTCCTGA
- a CDS encoding prolipoprotein diacylglyceryl transferase → MLPVLIHFTFTSLASQLLLYAVALVMVVSIARNGWLGAEGPSSEGRLTRALGYGAVAAGLAFVGLRYALPADAIPGGQGQGIPVHTYGLLLAAGFLTAMSVASRLAQDEWRSMSWVPDAAGGGQWVDTEGPRKREAVLDLGFHVLVGGLVGSRLLFVLVNWKDYARDWTQVFSLGGGLVFYGGLIGAALAAWLFARRHGMDFLRLADVAIPTVSLGQCLGRLGCFSAGCCWGDVAASGARFMARFPGAGLAQDLFGRLSGSASLAFQSQAQDGRFVLPDSGLILHYPVPGAVRISEWVAQHGTTLPVHPTQIYESVGQLVLFCVLLYARRYRRFHGQIFALWLMCYAVLRTTVELFRGDTERGTLHGLLESLGASRLADAVPLEAWYNISTSQFISLCMFTFGATLLYRRIRQSGELPGVGPTPSPA, encoded by the coding sequence ATGCTTCCCGTCCTCATCCACTTCACCTTCACCTCGCTCGCCTCGCAACTGCTGCTGTACGCGGTGGCGCTCGTCATGGTGGTGTCCATCGCCCGGAACGGCTGGCTCGGCGCCGAGGGTCCTTCGTCCGAGGGGCGGCTCACGCGCGCGCTTGGCTATGGCGCCGTCGCGGCGGGGTTGGCCTTCGTCGGTCTGCGCTACGCCCTGCCCGCGGACGCCATCCCCGGAGGCCAGGGCCAGGGCATCCCCGTGCACACCTATGGGTTGTTGCTGGCCGCCGGCTTCCTCACGGCGATGTCGGTGGCGTCGCGGCTGGCCCAGGACGAGTGGCGCTCGATGTCGTGGGTGCCGGACGCGGCCGGGGGCGGCCAGTGGGTGGACACCGAGGGGCCGCGCAAGCGCGAGGCGGTGCTGGACCTGGGCTTCCACGTGCTCGTGGGAGGCCTGGTGGGCAGCCGCCTCCTCTTCGTGCTCGTCAACTGGAAGGACTACGCGCGCGACTGGACGCAGGTGTTCTCGCTGGGCGGTGGGCTCGTGTTCTACGGCGGCCTCATCGGCGCGGCCCTGGCGGCGTGGCTCTTCGCGCGCCGCCACGGCATGGACTTCCTGCGTCTGGCGGACGTGGCCATTCCCACGGTGTCGCTCGGCCAGTGCCTGGGCCGGCTCGGGTGCTTCTCCGCCGGGTGCTGCTGGGGTGATGTCGCCGCGTCTGGCGCGCGCTTCATGGCCCGCTTTCCGGGCGCCGGGCTCGCCCAGGACTTGTTCGGCCGGCTCTCGGGCTCCGCCAGCCTCGCCTTCCAGTCCCAGGCCCAGGATGGGCGCTTCGTCCTGCCGGACTCCGGGCTCATCCTCCACTACCCCGTCCCGGGCGCGGTGCGCATCTCCGAGTGGGTGGCCCAGCACGGCACCACCCTGCCGGTCCATCCCACTCAAATCTACGAGTCCGTCGGGCAGCTCGTGCTCTTCTGCGTGCTCCTGTACGCGCGGCGCTACCGGCGCTTCCATGGGCAGATCTTCGCCCTGTGGCTCATGTGCTACGCGGTGCTGCGCACCACCGTGGAGCTGTTCCGCGGGGACACCGAGCGCGGCACCCTGCACGGCCTGCTCGAGTCGCTTGGCGCATCGCGTCTAGCCGACGCGGTGCCCCTGGAGGCCTGGTACAACATCTCCACCAGCCAGTTCATCTCGCTGTGTATGTTCACTTTTGGCGCTACTTTGTTGTACCGGCGGATCCGCCAGTCCGGTGAGCTGCCGGGCGTGGGACCGACTCCCAGCCCCGCGTGA